One stretch of Echeneis naucrates chromosome 11, fEcheNa1.1, whole genome shotgun sequence DNA includes these proteins:
- the krit1 gene encoding krev interaction trapped protein 1, whose protein sequence is MGNEDCLEDVFVAVIRPKSQVSLSSKEYRAKAYEILLIEVPLEGKEKKKKKVLLATKIQAGGDKSKSILDYVDETIRPLSNNQGFVGKRVVHMKKFPLDGVNEGKDASLFVVPVGVKDNSKPVFSAGSPSFYCFQDIMRVCSETSAHFCSITSKMLLALDKWLAEQHTVPHAIPALFRPAPVERVKTNVSNPAYSSEGKMSDEGLHMGYTALEIKSKMMSLEKADLCILNPLYGSDLQYTNRVDKVIINPYFGLGAPDYSKIQIPKREKWQHGPNCVTEDKERQWVDDFPLHRSACEGDTELLSKLLDSGFSVKQLDSDHWAPIHYACWHGKVKATKLLLEKGNCNPNLLNGQLSSPLHFAARGGHAEIVQLLLQHPEIDRHIEDQQKRSPLQVCEENKQNEWEETVKLLQQVSVKPYEKVRIYRMDGSYRSVELKHGNNTRVQQIMEGMRLSQETQQYFTIWICSENLHLQLKPYHKPLQHLRIWTEIVTDLTVLDPQRETPQLFLRRDVRLPLEIEKKVEDPLAILILFDEARHCLLKGFFPAPDSKLITLASLLLQIIYGNYESKKHKQGFLNEENLKSIVPISKVKSKAYHWTNRILHEYKALSTSEGVSKEMHHLQRLFLQNCWDIPTYGAAFFTGQVYTKASASNHKVIRVYVGVNTKGLHLMNMETKVLLISLEYSTFMWQLGLADQYFQIHSGDNKMNFIVHTKQAGLIVKLLMKLSGQMTPSDKAITDKYAYG, encoded by the exons ATGGGCAACGAGGACTGTCTCGAGgatgtgtttgttgctgtgattCGCCCAAAGAGTCAAGTCAGCCTGAGCTCGAAGGAGTACAGAGCCAAAGCCTATGAG ATCCTGTTGATTGAAGTGCCtttggagggaaaagagaagaagaaaaagaaagttctCCTGGCAACAAAGATCCAAGCAGGAGGAGACAAATCCAAATCCATATTGGATTATGTTGACGAAACAATCAGACCACTTTCGAACAATCAAGGCTTCGTAG GTAAGCGTGTGGTGCACATGAAGAAGTTTCCACTTGATGGAGTCAACGAAGGGAAAGATGCCTCACTTTTTGTCGTGCCAGTCGGTGTTAAAG ACAACAGCAAGCCTGTCTTCAGCGCTGGGAGTCCCAGCTTCTACTGCTTCCAGGACATCATGCGGGTGTGCAGTGAGACCAGCGCTCACTTCTGCTCCATCACCTCCAAAATGCTCCTGGCTTTAGACAA ATGGTTAGCAGAGCAGCACACCGTACCTCATGCCATTCCCGCTCTGTTCCGACCTGCACCCGTGGAGCGGGTGAAGACCAATGTCAGCAACCCGGCCTATAGCAGCGAGGGCAAGATGAGCGACGAGGGTTTGCACATGGGCTACACCGCCCTGGAGATCAAGAGCAAGATGATGTCCTTGGAGAAGGCAGACTTGTGCATCCTCAACCCCCTTTATGGCTCCGATCTGCAGTACACCAACCGG GTAGACAAAGTTATCATCAACCCGTATTTTGGGCTCGGAGCCCCAGATTACTCTAAGATCCAGATCCCCAAGAGGGAAAAGTGGCAACATGGCCCCAACTGTGTGACAGAAGACAA GGAGCGGCAGTGGGTGGATGACTTTCCCCTCCACCGCAGCGCATGTGAAGGagacacagagctgctctctAAGCTCTTGGACAGCGGTTTCTCAGTCAAGCAGCTGGACAGTGACCACTGGGCTCCAATCCACTATGCGTGCTG GCACGGTAAAGTCAAAGCAACTAAGCTGCTCCTGGAGAAAGGTAACTGTAATCCGAACCTGCTGAACGGCCAGCTCAGCTCCCCGCTGCACTTTGCAGCCAGGGGAGGCCATGCAGAGATCGTGCAACTCCTGCTGCAGCACCCCGAGATCGACCGG CACATAGAGGACCAACAGAAGAGATCACCCCTACAAGTGTGTGAGGAGAACAAACAGAACGAATGGGAGGAGACAGTGAAGCTTCTGCAGCAAGTCAGCGTCAAACCT TATGAGAAGGTGCGGATCTACCGCATGGATGGCTCTTATCGCTCTGTGGAGCTAAAGCACGGCAACAACACAAGGGTACAGCAGATCATGGAAGGCATGCGTCTTTCTCAGGAGACCCAGCAGTACTTTACCATCTGGATCTGCTCTGAGAACCTCC aCCTCCAACTGAAGCCGTATCATAAGCCCCTGCAGCACCTGCGGATCTGGACTGAAATTGTAACTGACCTGACAGTGCTAGACCCTCAAAGGGAGACTCCGCAGCTCTTCCTCCGCAGGGATGTCCGCCTGCCTCTTGAAATTGAGAAGAAG GTTGAAGATCCGCTGGCCATCCTCATCCTGTTTGATGAGGCCCGTCACTGCCTCCTGAAGGGCTTCTTTCCCGCTCCAGATAGCAAACTGATAACCCTGGCCAGCCTCCTCCTGCAGATCATCTATGGCAACTATGAGAGCAAGAAGCACAAACAAGGATTCCTCAA TGAGGAAAACCTAAAATCTATTGTGCCGATATCAAAAGTGAAAAGCAAAGCTTACCACTGGACCAACAGGATTCTTCATGAATACAAA GCGCTGAGCACCAGTGAAGGTGTGAGCAAAGAGATGCACCACCTGCAGCGACTCTTCCTGCAGAACTGCTGGGACATCCCGACTTACGGAGCAGCTTTCTTTACAGGCCAGGTCTACACCAAGGCCAGCGCCAGCAATCACAAAGTCATCCGTGTGTATGTCGGGGTCAACACGAAGGGGTTGCACCTCATGAACATGGAGACCAAG GTCCTTCTCATCAGTTTAGAGTACAGCACATTCATGTGGCAGCTTGGACTCGCTGACCAGTACTTTCAGATACACAGCGGTGACAACAAAATGAACTTCATTGTGCACACAAAGCAG GCTGGCCTTATTGTGAAGCTTTTGATGAAGCTAAGTGGACAGATGACTCCTAGTGATAAAGCCATAACGGACAAATATGCCTACGGCTGA
- the rpz2 gene encoding rapunzel 2 — MADRGQIKKTAASVLLCVEKVSDFASSINPVFGIVSSLVGVVRKGLVNEESHELDKDFQEIHTKLESISQKNKQCLGQIRMDEINENYGKYEEYIKHQYEAFNKMVARVRKDPDNTQQYMEDFEKIYERDKSDMSLDVYYRGVMGTSTFGRPLLMVYLENCNGDHEIMEYHCSHIAHLFHMGLIALMGYTAVTEDDEDEVREKWSKRVVDIQQKMQEVLSQCEEKTKSS; from the coding sequence ATGGCTGATAgaggacaaattaaaaaaactgcGGCCTCAGTGCTTCTCTGCGTTGAAAAGGTGTCCGACTTTGCCTCCTCCATCAACCCCGTGTTTGGCATTGTCTCCTCCCTGGTTGGGGTGGTTCGCAAGGGCCTGGTCAACGAGGAGAGTCACGAACTGGATAAGGATTTCCAAGAAATCCACACCAAACTAGAGAGCATCTCccaaaagaacaaacaatgCCTGGGGCAAATCCGCATGGATGAAATAAACGAAAACTATGGCAAGTACGAAGAGTACATCAAGCACCAGTACGAAGCCTTCAACAAGATGGTGGCACGGGTCAGGAAAGATCCAGATAACACCCAGCAGTACATGGAGGACTTTGAGAAGATATACGAGAGAGACAAGAGCGACATGAGCCTGGATGTGTACTACCGAGGTGTGATGGGTACCAGCACGTTCGGAAGACCCCTGCTGATGGTTTATCTAGAAAACTGCAACGGCGACCATGAGATCATGGAGTACCACTGTTCGCACATCGCCCACCTGTTCCACATGGGCCTCATTGCCCTCATGGGCTACACAGCTGTTACAGAGGACGATGAAGATGAGGTGCGGGAGAAATGGTCGAAGAGGGTGGTGGACATCCAGCAGAAGATGCAGGAGGTGCTCAGTCAGTGCGAAGAGAAGACCAAATCATCCTGA
- the mrpl9 gene encoding large ribosomal subunit protein bL9m, which yields MWSSGRRVLQDLLSQAAVRSFSLSPAQNTVVVERWWQVPLSKIGRPPRLYARRHRVYKLVEDTKNAPKQNMELILTQTVTNLGGRGDTVFVKKSFGRNKLLSQGLAVYPSPENKAMFAEELRLLREGRPEDRIQTRTGQLTVEFLKCSKLKINKMPSEEFKLTKEVICRQFLKKLGVVVPPHALSLPFEPIKDVGEYWCDIQVNGIDTVRIPISVVPYEDLTASYQKQLKRQRREQAATDTSEEVDEGEAVVKAVSDAADEAEAGKDSVSEVSEASASAGTSVAEETASAMQTTQDTTAPPSHRPKKE from the exons ATGTGGAGCTCAGGCCGCCGCGTCCTGCAGGACCTGCTGAGCCAGGCTGCTGTCCGGAGCTTCTCTCTGAGTCCTGCTCAG AATACAGTGGTGGTGGAGCGATGGTGGCAGGTCCCTTTGTCAAAAATAGGCAGGCCGCCAAGGCTTTACGCTCGAAGACACAGAGTCTACAAGTTGGTTGAAGACACAAAAAATGCTCCCAAGCAAAACATGGAGCTCATTCTAACTCAGACAGTAACAA ACCTTGGTGGGCGGGGAGATactgtgtttgtgaaaaaatCCTTTGGTCGAAATAAGCTGCTGTCCCAAGGTCTTGCAGTGTATCCATCACCGGAGAACAAAGCAATGTTTGCTGAGGAGTTAAGA CTTTTACGTGAGGGGAGGCCAGAGGACAGAATTCAAACTCGTACTGGACAATTG acaGTGGAGTTTCTGAAATGCTCTAAGCTGAAGATAAACAAAATGCCCTCTGAAGAATTCAAGCTAACTAAAGAAGTCATCTGCAGACAGTTTCTTAAGAAG CTGGGAGTTGTTGTGCCACCTCATGCACTGAGTCTTCCATTTGAGCCAATCAAGGATGTGGGTGAATACTGGTGTGACATTCAG GTTAATGGAATAGACACAGTTCGCATTCCCATATCAGTGGTGCCATATGAAGACCTAACTGCAAGTTACCAGAAGCAGCTGAAAAGACAGAGGCGAGAGCAGGCGGCCACTGACACTTCAGAAGAAGTTGATGAAGGTGAAGCAGTTGTGAAGGCAGTTTCTGATGCAGCAGATGAGGCTGAGGCTGGTAAAGACTCAGTGAGTGAGGTCAGTGaagcttcagcttcagcaggAACCTCTGTTGCTGAAGAAACAGCCTCAGCTATGCAAACAACTCAAGACACGACAGCACCACCAAGTCACAGgccaaaaaaagaataa
- the cyp51 gene encoding lanosterol 14-alpha demethylase, which translates to MSMHLYQLSSRLLGDTVGKMSDNLTSVVLAASAITLTLGYVSKMLLRQSSGKHLKYPPYIPSSIPFLGHAIAFGRSPIEFLEKAYKEYGPVFSFTMVGKTFTYLLGSEAATLLFNSKNDDLNAEDVYSRLTTPVFGKGVAYDVPNAIFLEQKKMLKTGLNIAHFKEHVKIIEAETKEYFERWGDSGERNLFEALSELIILTASSCLHGKEIRSMLNEQVAQLYADLDGGFSHAAWLLPGWLPLPSFRKRDKAHREIKNIFFKVIQKRKSSGQKVDDILQTLIDATYKDGHPLNDNEIAGMLIGLLLAGQHTSSTTSAWMGFYLARDKALQERCYAEQKAVCGEDLPPLDFDQLKDLGLLERCLKETLRLRPPIMTMMRMARSPQTAAGYTIPVGHQVCVSPTVNHRLHDTWTERLEFKPDRYLNDNPAAGEKFAYVPFGAGRHRCIGENFAYVQIKTIWSTLLRMYDFDLVDGYFPTINYTTMIHTPHNPIIRYKRRKQ; encoded by the exons ATGTCCATGCACTTGTACCAGCTGAGCAGCAGGCTGCTGGGGGACACCGTGGGGAAGATGAGCGACAACCTGACCTCTGTGGTTTTAGCAGCCTCCGCCATCACTCTCACTCTGGGATACGTTTCCAAAATGCTGCTCAGACAGTCCTCTGGCAAACATCTG aaataTCCACCTTACATCCCCTCCAGCATCCCCTTCCTGGGCCATGCCATTGCATTTGGCAGAAGTCCCATTGAATTTCTGGAAAAAGCCTATAAAGAA TACGGCCCTGTGTTTAGTTTCACCATGGTGGGCAAAACCTTCACCTACCTGCTGGGCAGCGAAGCAGCAACGCTGCTGTTCAACAGCAAGAATGACGACCTGAATGCAGAGGATGTCTACTCCAGACTGACCACCCCAGTGTTTGGCAAAGGAGTAGCCTATGATGTACCAAACGCT ATCTTCCTGGAACAGAAGAAGATGTTGAAGACTGGACTGAACATTGCTCATTTCAAAGAGCATGTGAAAATCATCGAGGCGGAAACTAAAGAGTATTTTGAGAGATGGGGAGACAGTGGAGAGAGAA ACCTGTTTGAGGCCTTGTCTGAGCTGATCATCCTGACTGCCAGCAGCTGCCTCCATGGGAAGGAGATCCGCAGCATGTTGAATGAGCAAGTGGCCCAGCTCTACGCAGACCTGGACGGGGGCTTCAGCCACGCTGCTTGGCTGCTGCCTGGCTGGCTGCCTCTGCCCAGCTTCAG GAAGAGGGACAAAGCCCACAGAGAGATCAAGAACATATTCTTCAAGGTGATCCAGAAACGCAAGAGCTCTGGCCAGAAAGTGGACGACATCCTGCAGACACTCATTGATGCCACTTACAA AGACGGACACCCTCTGAACGACAACGAGATCGCAGGGATGCTGATCGGTCTCCTCCTGGCTGGTCAGCACACGTCCTCCACCACCAGCGCCTGGATGGGTTTCTACCTGGCCAGAGACAAGGCTCTGCAGGAGCGCTGCTACGCTGAGCAGAAGGCTGTGTGTGGAGAAGACCTGCCTCCGCTTGACTTCGATCAG CTGAAGGATCTTGGCTTGTTGGAGCGCTGTCTAAAGGAGACCCTGCGTCTTCGCCCACCCATCATGACCATGATGAGGATGGCTCGCTCTCCTcag ACTGCAGCAGGTTACACCATCCCTGTAGGCCACCAGGTCTGTGTCTCCCCAACCGTCAACCACCGTCTGCATGACACCTGGACAGAGAGGCTAGAGTTCAAACCTGACCGCTACCTTAATGACAACCCTGCTGCGGGGGAGAAGTTTGCCTACGTACCCTTTGGAGCTG GTCGCCATCGCTGTATCGGGGAGAACTTTGCCTATGTCCAGATCAAAACCATCTGGTCCACTTTGCTGCGTATGTATGACTTTGACCTGGTGGACGGATATTTCCCCACAATCAACTACACTACAATGATCCACACGCCTCACAACCCCATCATCAGATACAAGAGGCGAAAACAGTGA
- the LOC115051323 gene encoding uncharacterized protein LOC115051323: MMIIRERPMKTQKGLKELLVLFCITGLSYSAIQRPDYDDTANPEFLNLSWMASIPDDRLLSQVTMPGSHNTMALYGGVYAECQSWSLASQLRAGVRFLDIRVRNVMGNLTIHHGISYQRAHFGDVLEGVVEFLQEYPSETVLMRVREEFSETYDIYHPLVDYIHRYAHWDLLWHSQLVPTMGEARGKLIFLQDFYGPDLGMRYNSLDIADYWKVPTLLHVEDKWQSVYKHLEASPGGDMTRIFLTYSSGAGLFAYPRAVARRINALLYNYLEAKTDMNQRLGIICMDFPGAPMIKTIIDFQLEVVKKR, encoded by the exons ATGATGATAATCAGAGAACGCCCAATGAAAACTCAGAAAGGGTTAAAAGAGCTACTGGTCCTGTTTTG CATCACTGGTTTGAGTTACAGTGCCATTCAGAGACCTGACTACGATGACACAGCCAACCCGGAGTTCCTCAACTTGTCCTGGATGGCCAGTATCCCTGATGATCGACTGCTGTCTCAGGTCACCATGCCTGGATCCCACAACACCATGGCTCTATACGGCGGTGTGTATGCTGAATGCCAGAGCTGGAGCCTGGCCTCTCAACTCCGGGCAGGTGTCCGCTTTCTGGACATCCGCGTCCGTAATGTCATGGGGAACCTGACCATCCATCATGGGATCTCCTATCAAAGGGCACACTTTGGTGATGTGCTGGAGGGAGTGGTTGAGTTCCTGCAGGAGTATCCCAGTGAGACTGTGTTGATGCGTGTAAGGGAGGAGTTCAGTGAGACCTATGACATTTATCACCCTTTGGTAGATTACATCCACCGCTACGCTCACTGGGACCTGTTGTGGCACAGCCAGCTGGTGCCAACCATGGGAGAGGCCAGAGGAAAACTCATCTTCCTGCAGGACTTTTACGGGCCAGACTTGGGTATGCGCTACAACTCCCTGGACATAGCAGATTACTGGAAG GTTCCCACTCTTTTGCACGTGGAGGACAAATGGCAGAGCGTCTACAAACACCTGGAGGCTTCACCTGGAGGAGATATGACTCGGATATTTCTCACCTACAGCAGTGGAGCCGGCCTGTTTGCTTACCCTCGAGCTGTCGCTCGGCGCATCAATGCACTACTGTACAATTACCTTGAGGCCAAGACAGACATGAACCAGCGCCTAGGAATCATATGCATGGACTTCCCTGGTGCTCCCATGATTAAAACGATCATTGACTTCCAACTGGAGGTGGTAAAGAAGAGATAG